The following coding sequences lie in one Dryobates pubescens isolate bDryPub1 chromosome 10, bDryPub1.pri, whole genome shotgun sequence genomic window:
- the CCDC90B gene encoding coiled-coil domain-containing protein 90B, mitochondrial isoform X2, translated as MVTQAQQEITLQQIMAHLDSIRKDMVILEKSEFANLRAENEKMKIELDQVKQQLMNETGKIRADSKLDINLERSRVTDMFTDQERKLMEATTEFHKKDSSTNSVISEISNKIDTEIASLKTLMESNKLDTIRYLAASVFTCLAIALGFYRFWK; from the exons ATGGTCACACAGGCTCAGCAG GAAATCACTTTACAGCAGATAATGGCACACTTGGACTCCATTCGGAAGGACATggtcatcctggagaagagtgaATTTGCCAACCTCAGGGCGGAGAATGAG AAAATGAAAATTGAATTGGATCAAGTGAAACAGCAGCTAATG AATGAAACCGGTAAAATCcgagctgacagcaagctggacatcaacctggagaggagcagagtgaCAGACATG TTTACAGATCAGGAGAGGAAACTGATGGAAGCAACTACAGAGTTCCATAAAAAA GATTCAAGCACCAACAGTGTCATCTCCGAGATCAGCAATAAAATCGACACCGAGATAGCCTCCTTGAAAACGCTGATGGAGTCGAACAAGCTCGACACGATACGCTACCTGGCAG CGTCGGTGTTCACTTGCTTGGCAATAGCGCTGGGGTTTTACAGGTTCTGGAAATAG
- the CCDC90B gene encoding coiled-coil domain-containing protein 90B, mitochondrial isoform X1 — protein sequence MRGSWRAAALLAWGGAALSGPLRAPLPPVPRRGWAATAARKTYDVRKVEITPLEQRKVTFDTHALVQDLEAHGFGKEQAETIVSALITLSNVSLDTVYKDMVTQAQQEITLQQIMAHLDSIRKDMVILEKSEFANLRAENEKMKIELDQVKQQLMNETGKIRADSKLDINLERSRVTDMFTDQERKLMEATTEFHKKDSSTNSVISEISNKIDTEIASLKTLMESNKLDTIRYLAASVFTCLAIALGFYRFWK from the exons ATGAGGGGGTCCTGGCGCGCTGCCGCCCTGCTCGCCTGGGGCGGAGCTGCCCTCTCGGGCCCGCTCCGGGCCCCGCTGCCTCCCGTTCCTCGGAGAG GTTGGGCTGCCACGGCTGCTCGGAAGACTTACGACGTCAGAAAAGTTGAAATCActcccctggagcagaggaaggtaACTTTTGATACCCATGCTTTAGTGCAGGATCTGGAAGCCCATG GCTTTGGGAAGGAGCAGGCGGAGACCATCGTGTCGGCGTTGATAACTCTGTCAAATGTCAGCCTAGACACAGTCTATAAGGATATGGTCACACAGGCTCAGCAG GAAATCACTTTACAGCAGATAATGGCACACTTGGACTCCATTCGGAAGGACATggtcatcctggagaagagtgaATTTGCCAACCTCAGGGCGGAGAATGAG AAAATGAAAATTGAATTGGATCAAGTGAAACAGCAGCTAATG AATGAAACCGGTAAAATCcgagctgacagcaagctggacatcaacctggagaggagcagagtgaCAGACATG TTTACAGATCAGGAGAGGAAACTGATGGAAGCAACTACAGAGTTCCATAAAAAA GATTCAAGCACCAACAGTGTCATCTCCGAGATCAGCAATAAAATCGACACCGAGATAGCCTCCTTGAAAACGCTGATGGAGTCGAACAAGCTCGACACGATACGCTACCTGGCAG CGTCGGTGTTCACTTGCTTGGCAATAGCGCTGGGGTTTTACAGGTTCTGGAAATAG